A single Sodalis-like secondary symbiont of Drepanosiphum platanoidis DNA region contains:
- the tkt gene encoding transketolase: MISKKILADTIRILTIDAIQKSNSGHPGAPMGMADIAEVLWRDYMNHNPNNPKWINRDRFVLSNGHASMLLYSILYLTGYNISIKDIKKFRQFNSKTPGHPEFNKKLGIEITTGPLGQGFANAVGFAIAEKTLSAQFNKPNYEIINHKTYVFLGDGCMMEGISHEAASLAGTLKLGKLIAFYDDNGISIDGNVKEWFNDNTKMRFESYGWHVISNVDGHDSLSISKAIKNSIKISNKPSLIICKTIIAFGSPNKSNTHESHGSPLGKEEIKLIRKNLNWNYSKFIIPNNILHAWNASKCGQNKENLWKIKYKEYKKIYPKLSKEFKRRIIGDLPNNWEIKTNKFIKKLQKEFLNISTRHASQKSLNFFSKIFPELIGGSADLTPSNLTFSSTSKSIAKFPEGNYIHYGVREFAMTAIANGISAYNGFIPYTSTFLVFMEYARNAVRMSSLMKLKHIMIYTHDSIGLGEDGPTHQPIEQISSLRIIPNIVTWRPCDQVETAIAWKEAIKSNNPTALIFSRQITSHQKRSNNTLLNIYKGGYILKDCKNIPDIIFISTGSEVELAVKAYKILKNEGYNVRVVSFPSTQIFDMQDIKYKNLVLPPNIKKRISIEAGSSDFWYKYVGLDGYVIGIDRFGKSAPFQEIYEEFGLNLKNILYKSYKLLNK, from the coding sequence ATGATTTCTAAAAAAATTCTTGCTGATACTATTAGAATATTAACTATTGATGCTATACAAAAATCTAATTCTGGACATCCAGGAGCCCCTATGGGAATGGCTGATATAGCAGAAGTTTTATGGCGAGATTATATGAATCATAATCCTAATAATCCTAAATGGATTAATAGAGATAGATTTGTTTTATCTAATGGTCATGCATCAATGTTATTATATAGTATATTATATCTTACTGGATATAATATTTCTATAAAAGATATTAAAAAATTTCGTCAATTTAATTCGAAAACTCCTGGACATCCTGAATTTAATAAAAAATTAGGAATAGAAATAACTACTGGTCCATTAGGTCAAGGATTTGCTAATGCTGTAGGATTTGCAATTGCAGAAAAAACATTATCTGCACAATTTAATAAACCAAACTATGAAATAATTAATCATAAAACTTATGTTTTTCTTGGTGATGGATGTATGATGGAAGGAATTTCTCATGAAGCAGCTTCCTTAGCAGGTACATTAAAGCTTGGAAAATTAATAGCATTTTATGATGATAATGGTATATCTATAGACGGTAATGTTAAAGAATGGTTTAATGATAATACAAAAATGCGTTTTGAATCATATGGTTGGCATGTAATATCTAATGTAGATGGACATGATAGTTTATCTATTAGTAAAGCTATTAAAAATTCTATTAAAATATCAAATAAACCTTCATTAATAATATGTAAAACTATAATTGCTTTTGGATCTCCTAATAAATCTAATACTCATGAATCTCATGGATCTCCTTTGGGTAAAGAAGAAATAAAACTTATAAGAAAAAATCTTAATTGGAATTATTCTAAATTTATTATTCCAAATAATATATTACATGCTTGGAATGCATCAAAATGTGGGCAAAATAAAGAAAATTTATGGAAAATAAAATATAAAGAATATAAAAAAATATATCCTAAATTATCAAAAGAATTTAAACGTAGAATTATAGGAGATTTACCAAATAATTGGGAAATTAAAACTAATAAATTTATAAAAAAATTACAAAAAGAATTTTTAAATATTTCTACTAGACATGCTTCACAAAAATCTTTAAACTTTTTTTCTAAAATTTTTCCAGAACTTATTGGAGGTTCAGCAGATTTAACTCCAAGTAATTTAACATTTTCATCAACATCTAAATCTATAGCAAAATTTCCAGAAGGAAATTATATACATTATGGAGTTAGAGAATTTGCTATGACTGCAATTGCTAATGGAATTTCTGCTTATAATGGTTTTATACCATATACATCTACTTTTTTAGTATTTATGGAATATGCTCGTAATGCAGTACGTATGTCATCTTTAATGAAATTAAAACATATTATGATTTATACTCATGATTCTATAGGATTAGGAGAAGATGGTCCTACACATCAACCAATAGAACAAATATCTAGTTTAAGAATTATACCAAATATTGTTACATGGAGACCTTGTGATCAAGTTGAAACAGCCATAGCTTGGAAAGAAGCAATTAAATCTAATAATCCAACAGCTTTAATATTTTCAAGACAAATTACTTCTCATCAAAAAAGATCCAATAACACTTTATTAAATATTTATAAAGGTGGATATATATTAAAAGATTGTAAAAATATTCCAGATATAATTTTTATATCTACAGGATCAGAAGTTGAATTAGCCGTTAAAGCATATAAAATTTTAAAAAATGAAGGATATAATGTTAGAGTTGTATCTTTTCCTTCTACTCAAATTTTTGATATGCAAGATATAAAATATAAAAATTTAGTTCTTCCACCTAATATTAAAAAACGTATTTCTATAGAAGCTGGTTCATCTGATTTTTGGTATAAATATGTAGGATTAGATGGTTATGTTATTGGAATTGATAGATTTGGAAAATCTGCTCCTTTTCAAGAAATTTATGAAGAATTTGGATTAAATTTAAAAAATATTTTATATAAATCATATAAATTATTAAATAAATAA
- the corA gene encoding magnesium/cobalt transporter CorA: MINAFKLNKKKLLKLTSIKYDFLKKSLWIDLIKPSNKEREKINITLGQKLTTSFELENIESSARFFEDSEGLHIHSLFFYSDSSVHFGNSTVAFTISKNILYTLRERELPTFSIYQLKNESLIDGNAYEIFLNIFEIKIEQLADKIENLYNSLESLSIFIMNGTNTQENYNKALSKLSVLEDISWKVRLCLVDTQRAIKFIIRKSKLPTSYHKLSKEILRDVESLLSHNESLLQKFNFLMQSAMGFINIEQSRIIKIFSVVSVIFLPPTLIASSYGMNFKFIPELNWILGYPFAIILMIFTGLLPYLYFKIKKWL, encoded by the coding sequence ATGATTAATGCATTTAAATTAAATAAAAAAAAATTATTAAAATTAACTTCTATTAAATATGATTTTTTAAAAAAATCTTTATGGATAGATCTTATTAAACCTAGTAATAAAGAAAGAGAAAAAATAAATATTACATTAGGACAAAAATTAACTACTAGTTTTGAACTAGAAAATATAGAATCTTCTGCAAGATTTTTTGAAGATTCAGAAGGATTGCATATTCATTCATTATTTTTTTATTCAGATTCTTCTGTGCATTTTGGTAATTCTACTGTTGCTTTTACAATAAGTAAAAATATATTATATACTTTAAGAGAAAGAGAATTACCAACATTCAGTATTTATCAATTAAAAAATGAATCTTTAATAGATGGAAATGCATATGAAATATTTCTTAATATATTTGAAATTAAAATAGAACAACTTGCTGATAAAATAGAAAACTTATATAATTCGTTAGAATCATTAAGTATATTTATTATGAATGGAACTAATACACAAGAAAATTATAATAAAGCATTATCAAAATTATCTGTTTTAGAAGATATTAGTTGGAAAGTTAGATTATGTTTAGTAGATACACAAAGAGCTATTAAATTTATTATTCGTAAATCTAAGTTACCAACTTCTTATCATAAACTTTCTAAAGAAATATTAAGAGATGTTGAATCATTATTATCACATAATGAATCTTTATTACAAAAATTTAATTTTTTAATGCAATCAGCTATGGGATTTATAAATATAGAGCAAAGTCGTATAATTAAAATATTTTCTGTAGTTTCAGTAATATTTTTACCTCCTACTCTTATTGCTTCAAGTTATGGAATGAACTTTAAGTTTATACCAGAACTTAATTGGATTTTAGGATATCCATTTGCTATTATTCTTATGATTTTTACTGGATTATTACCTTATTTATATTTTAAAATAAAAAAATGGTTATAG